Below is a genomic region from Pseudochaenichthys georgianus chromosome 13, fPseGeo1.2, whole genome shotgun sequence.
GTGACACTTTAAAAACTTCACACGTGTCACATGGTTAAAGCCAGATAGAAATAGTTTTGCAGTTGTGAGTCAGAATTTTACCGATTCCACTTTAAAAAAGGCTTTTGGTCTGTGGTTTACACAAGCTGAACAGATTTTCACATTATGTTCGACCACATAAAATAAATCAGTAAATACCCAACTCTAAAATGTCCAAAGCTCCTTTGTGTCATAGAAACAGCAGTTGCTAGCAAATGACTAAAATACACTAATAAATGTCATCACGCTGCCGCCTTTAGCCTAGCGGTGTTGACGTGCAGCCATGATGCAGTTTGTTTATAACATGAGCTTTTTACTTCTGCTGATCGCTTTCACCCGTCgagaatttaaaaaaaggtgttaatatgtggagactaTCCTGCTGGACAaacgtgtaagtatcataaagaTGTGTTTGCCACTAACCTTATATACTGCAATATTCCACTTTTTTTGTTGAGGGAGCTCGTGTGAAGTAACTTACAGGCCAGTCTACAAAACTCCATTATCACATACCTTGTCATCGATGGTGTCAAACTTAGTGAGAACAATCCCATCAATGAGGCGAGGCTTTTCAGACATGGAGTGGTCGGCCAGAGCCTGGTTGAACTTAACCTGAAGACACGGGGAAAGAAAAAATGAGTCACTGTGGAAAAAGTGGTGACAGCTGAGTAAACATCTGTCCACCACACACATGATAACAGATTACTGGAGCAACACTGCCCTCTGCTGgagagttaaaaaaaaaagcaacacgaaaacgaacctgttagataagtgcatgttttgttcagccggataatatccacatgtctaccctacttttataattttcgaatcataaatctaatcgatagatttatgattgatTTATGACTGTTttacaaaacgtgcatttatcaaacgggtttgttttccacagatcttatttcgagctattttccaaatacCAAAACACCACTATTAGTGTTGTCGATTAAGGGTGAGCTGAAACTAAGCCTTCAGTCTGTGCATGAAACTAAATCTAACGTAATAAAGGGAATCAATATACTGCTTTCCACATTTTAATCCAACGTGTGTGTTCTTACCAGCTGGTCGACTGCCTCATTGCCAACCAGAGCCTCTCCAACAAACAGTACTAGGTCGGGCATGTTGATCGCGATGAGTTTGGCCAGCGCTGTCATCAGGGGCGTGTTGTCCTGCATACGCCCAGCAGTGTCCACCAGCACCACGTCGAAAGTCTGGTTGCGGGCTGAGGAGTTGGAGTACATGTTATTTGACCATTTAGGTGGCATTCATGCTTAATGGGAATGGCGTGTGAAATCAACAAGGAAGaaaatcttaaaggtggggtaggtcattttggagaaaccagctggagtgcgctggaatttgaaaatacacagccggaaaaaatctgccacttccttacagagcccctcctccaacacacacgaacgcgcacatgaccaatgagggcacgagataagtttatgccccgatggaaggctgacaggcaggtaggccatccagttactttagccgggccggctcaaatgattggttgtgctttttacagcgccacggcttccacagatgaatgttttttatggattttttgtcaaagcacttaagatattcattgctatcgggatgttaagagcattccatggaatataacaaaaagtgtatctcgagtcgGTTTCTCAAACATATATATCCAATGATAATAAAAGTAATCTTTCAAAAAAAAATCAATCCTTCCAATACTGTGAAGCATAACAAAATGATAATCGCAATTTGTTATTTATCCAAATTGTGCAGCCTTAGTTAGGAAATAGATATTTTACCATAGGCAATGGCCTCCATGGCGATCCCAGCAGCATCCTTCCCGTAGCCCTTCTCATAGAGCTGGACCACGGGGCGGCCCCCGTGCTGCTCGGGGGGGTGCAGAGAGTTCAGGCGGCGCTGGTGAGTGCGCAGCTGCTCCACGGCTCCGGCTCGGAACGTGTCGCAGGCCGCGATCAGCACAGTGAAACCGTTCTCTATCAGCCAGAAGGAGATCTGGAGAACAGGGAGGAGTTTACATGAACACGTGTGGGGCACAATGTGGGCACGTTCCAACGCAACACATGAACGCTGAAGAAAATATGGCTACAACTTGCGCTGCGaaaaaatacaatacaataatcAATTCACTTGTTTCCCAGAAGACAATTAGATAAGCAATTTAGCTGTTTGAATTCAGGGTTGTAAGAAATGTAAGGCTGTTTTAAATGCTTAATGATGCTGAATACACTTTAAGTAACCAGAAGGATAGTGATATTTAAGCCAGAAGAGATATGGAATTCCTTTGTGTGCATTAGTTAAGTTTCAGTTTTGTATTCCCTAATCTTAATACTATACATCAAATATCACTTAAACAACATCACTTTCcagaaataaatgcaaaaaaggaACAAAAACTGCAAAAACGTGTTTTGTTCCTCCTCAAGCTTCCGGCATGACAAGttaaaatgactgctatcgaaAAGAGAAAAGCATATGACCTATAATATTCTATTATTTAATATCATAGCATTATACTTATCTCCTTGACATAATTCTGAAATTATTTAAGTATTCACTTTAGTGTGGTTTACCTGTACCTTAGTGTGGTTTACCTGTAGGCCATCACCAATGATTTAACACTACACTAGTATATCTGGGTTAAAACAGCTATTTGAATCTACTGTGTTATGCACATTAGCAATTTCCCATTTATGctgtttatttttaattaacatAATTACTATGTCATCTAAAGGGAACACCCAAGAGCCTCCAAGTGCTCTTGGGTGTTCCCTTTAGATGACAGGCATGTTCTCCTAACATAGAGATTGACATGACCTCTTACAAAACAATGCCAAACCTACCCAGTAATTCCCTGAGCCTAGAACTAGTTATCCGTGTCAGCAAACAAAGAGGCTCCTACAGGAAATGGTCTAATTGGAGTACATGTCATTACACTATTAACACAGAACACTCACCTTGGCCAGGTTGGTGGACTTCCCCACCCCGTTGACCCCACAGAAAGTGATGACAAAAGGCCTCCGCTGGCTCTGCGCATCCATCACATCTCTCAGAATATCCACCCTCCGCTTGGGCTGCAGGATCTGCACCAGAGAGCCCTGCAAGGCCTGCTTTACAGTTGAGGCCacggctacacacacacacacacacacacacacacacacacacacacacacacacacacacacacacacacacacacacacacacacacacacacacacacacacacacacacacacacacacacacacacacacacacacacacacacacacacacacacacacacacacacacacacacacacacacacacacacacacacacacacacacacacacacacacacacacacacacacacacacacacacacacacacacacacacacacacacacacacacacaataattaTAGCTCGGCTGAGGTGAGAGCACCAGAAAGGGGAAATATTATCAGTATGATTATAAAACTTTTAAGGCCCTTCATGATTGGCTATGAGCTGTTATCAAGATATTGCCTATTATGTTATTCAATTGGAAAACACTACACAGACTGGCCAGTTTGTTATTTTAGTATTGATGTATTGCTAAATCTAAAGCAAAAAAGCTCATATTATAAATAATCTACAATGTCAAATAAGCACATGGTGTCGCAACACTTCTCATATTTGACTTTATAATATGTGTGATGTTTACAAGTACAACATTCTTGTCTGGGCAACATTTTAAATCATATCCGGTGCAGATGAACCTGAGGGAAAGTTCCTGTTTTAATCCATTTACTGCAGTAGTCATCAAGGCGATGATGTGGAGCACCATTACTGTAATCACATGACTTTCCCCAGCATGTAGTCTGGTGCGCTCGGAGAAGGACATTGCATTGAAACTAAATGATTATTAAAGGAAGTGGGAGAGGACGGTGCCAAGGTTACTTACTGGTGAATGTGCCCATGACTTTGCCCTCCAGCTTGATGGCTACAGAGTCACAGAGCTTGGAGGAGATGTCGGCTGCTACATTCTTTGCTATAGGATTATAAGAAGAATGAATAACAGAAAAGttcattttaaatgttgaagaaaAGGAAAGGGGCAGTTAGAGATATGTGATGTCGCACCGATGAGGTGGTCCTTCATCTTCTCCAGAACTGGCTCCATGTCCTCCCGGGTCAGGCTCTTGGAGCCCACGAGGCCCTTGAGCATCCCGAACATTCCCCCAAAACCGCCACTCTTCTTGGAGCTGAAAAACAAAAGAATTGACTATTATTtatattaattttttttattacttTAATAGTTTATTAATTGTTTTTTCCTTTTGGATTAGTTAAGGCattttttctattttatttatactgtttggACAGATGAGTTTGAAAATGAGGCAATAAAAAATAACTTACCTCGTCTTGATTGTTTGATTGACAACCACTGTCTCCCCTTTCTCCTTTTCATCCTCCATCTCGtcttcctcttcctcgctgGACTCACAGTCCACAGACAGCAGGTCTCCCTTCATGGAGTTCAGCTGCATCTCCTAAGACACATTCAAAAAGGAGGAATTCATTTAACATCTTCAATGTGACTAATACAGATGACTCTTTGACTGGAGACATCTTTGGGCGGAGtgtgaacttgtccacattatTTACCGGGTCCCTTTGTGCTTCCTGGTTCTGATCGCCATTGGAGGATCCATCTCCATTCCTTCCGCTGTAGTCCAGGTCCTTGGTGGTGCTTTTGCCACCGTTGTGCCAAACACGCATCTGTTTCTCCCTAGGCTTCTGAGGCTTTGGGGATTTACTGTGAGCAGGATGACAGAATACTAAAATTAGCTCATTAAAAAAGAAGCAATAAGATTCACTTTTAACTAGGTGACCGACATCATCTCCTAGCTATTAACAATGTTTCTGGCTCTATGGAAGGCAAGCAAACCAATAACAAGGTAGGTAACAAGCATTTGCTTTCTCCTGACCCAATCAAAACTATTAAAGTTAAGGGGTGTGTCCCCCTTTTAAGAAATGTACACTGCGGGATAAATACTTTTCATATCGCTGAAATGGAACTGACACAGACTTAATACACTGCTGTTGGCAAGTCTGCAAAGCACATTAAATGATACTCAGCGTAtacgcaggaatcctgaagtcaaatttaagaccttttttaagaccctttccacacattttaagacctcatcgccactttgagttttaaccggttaccttggcgacacacttgacctcacattgactatattcagtattgattgtccttcctccttatcttccaaccgtttggacgcaaacttgcatttccccataacgatgttgtttaacaaccggcgtaaacggaccttcgcgctatcaagcagtgagcgcgcgatgtcctgttcagatgacgtcaaacccaacgggattccatgaataaactacacagaatcacactacacacctacgccatgattacattcaggcagactgtagaatacaacttctttggaccatttatatacttattggaaacaagctacaaaatgtaacaccttggaaaatgccgtttaatactttttaatagccttcattttggctaaattgatttatcaacttgtaatactttTAAAGACCCCTCGGACACCCTGGATACTATATCTTGCTTGATATTTATGAATGTATTTTCTCTT
It encodes:
- the srpra gene encoding signal recognition particle receptor subunit alpha, which produces MLDFFTIFSKGGIVLWCFQGAGVTESFTGPVNALIRSVILQERSGNNSYTHEALNLKYKLDNEFELIFVVGFQKILTLTYVDKFIDDVQLHFRDRYKNELEQKGPLKLIQNNFEFEDDFLMLLRDAEKSSKARSLGNMRTFVQSEKSQKTVKSMIETKGGEKVKEQGGKKNKNAKKEAPAAEPVKVDPAKAGQKTVENGDQGLTSEEIMQNREKLFRKRTAVPTEKPIKSPKPQKPREKQMRVWHNGGKSTTKDLDYSGRNGDGSSNGDQNQEAQRDPEMQLNSMKGDLLSVDCESSEEEEDEMEDEKEKGETVVVNQTIKTSSKKSGGFGGMFGMLKGLVGSKSLTREDMEPVLEKMKDHLIAKNVAADISSKLCDSVAIKLEGKVMGTFTTVASTVKQALQGSLVQILQPKRRVDILRDVMDAQSQRRPFVITFCGVNGVGKSTNLAKISFWLIENGFTVLIAACDTFRAGAVEQLRTHQRRLNSLHPPEQHGGRPVVQLYEKGYGKDAAGIAMEAIAYARNQTFDVVLVDTAGRMQDNTPLMTALAKLIAINMPDLVLFVGEALVGNEAVDQLVKFNQALADHSMSEKPRLIDGIVLTKFDTIDDKVGAAISMTYITGQPIVFVGTGQTYNDLRSLNARAVVSALMKA